Below is a window of Oceanipulchritudo coccoides DNA.
CCTCGCTGGCAGCAGTGCTCCCATCCGCTCCGAAGCTTACTCAGAAATAGGCTATGCCAGATCCATCCGGACGTTGGATTGGAAACTTGTTTCCTTGCGTTATCCGGTTTCAGTTCAACAGCAGGTAGACGCAGGATTCCTTTGGAATGATTATAGCACCGGTCTGCCCACTCATCCACGCCCGTATTATATCCAGAATACGGGCCTCTCGAACGGTCCGGCCACTGATTATCCGGGGTACTTCGATGATGACCAGTTATATGATTTGAATGCCGATCCAACTGAACGGATCAATTTATTCGGAGATGAACCGGCCATTCAGGTGGATTTGAAAAAGCGCCTCTCCTTGTATACTGGAGTCATTACGGGAAGACCCTTTGGCGAATTTGCCCCGATTGCCTCCGCGGCACCATCTGCTCCGGCAAGCTTCGATTGGACGATTCCGTCAACCCAGACGCTCAGCCTCTCATGGGCGGATACGGCAAGCAATGAGCTGGGTTTTTACGTGTCAAAATCCGTCGAAGGCTCACCTGACGAGATTATTGCGGAGTTGCCTGTCGGTTCATTCAGTTTGTCCCTAACGCTCACGGACTATGGAGAAGATGAAAGTTTTCAGATTTTCGCCTACAATGCCATCGGAGATACATCGAGTCCTGCCCCGGTGGATCTGATCGAGCCGGATATCTGGCGGTATCGAAATTTCTATGACATTGATCCAACACTGACAGATCCGGTCAGTGACTGGGAAGGAGATCCTGATGAGGATGGATCATCCACTCTGTTGGAGTATGCATTTTCCATGGATCCCAGGAATCCCGATTTTGCCCAACCAATTCAGCCCAAACTTGTGAGTGATCCTGGCGGAACTTATCTGCGGACCGACATTCCATGGGATGGTCGGTCCAAGGTAGTTATTATCGGAAGGCTTTCCACTGACCTGTCCTCCTGGGATGAAGGTGAGCCTTTTGTCTCTCTCGAGATCGACGAGTTTGATCAGTACTTCCTGAGAAGCAACACACCTTTGGAAACAGAGAATAAACAATTCATCATGTACAGGGTGGCTTTGCCTTAGTTCTGTTAAATCAAAATTCCATTAGTATGAAAACGACTATCCCCACAATTCTGGCCCTTGCCTGTCTTATCAGTCCTGCTACAGGAACTTTTGCCGCTGACTCCCCGCCGAACATCATCATTTTTATGACGGACGATCAAAGTCCAATGGATTGGGAGTACAGCAAGTTTGACCTGACTTCCCCCGCCGCATGGGGTTACACAGGAGCGAATGTTTACAGCCCGACTGTTGATCGACTGGCAGCCGGCGGAATGGTTTTTGACAGGGCCTACGCCTCAACAAGTGTCTGCACGCCTTCCCGTTACACAACCCTGACCGGTCGCTACGCTAGCCGGACAAAGGGTAAGAGGTTCCAACAACTTCATCCGTCTGGATCGCTCACTCGGGTGGAAAACATTGTTGAGCTGGATCCTCCGGATGAACTCAACATGCCGAAGATTCTGCAACAGAACGGCTATAAGACTGGATTTGTTGGCAAGTCGCACATTGTCGACCACGAGATTCTCAATCATCCGGAGCGCTGGTCAAATTACGGCTTGGAGGAATATGACAAGGATGCGGATCCATTGGATCCTGAAACAAACGCAAAAATGCAACACAACCACAAGTGGTGGCGTGAACGCATTGCCCCTTATGGATTTGATTATGTAAATAGTGTCTACTCAGGAAACCTGCGGGAGCTTTTCAACCAAAAGCTCAATGTCCACAACATCGAGTGGACCACCAAGGCCGCTCTGGACTTTATCGAGCAAAGTGAAGACGGGCCATTCTTCCTCTATTACGCACCGACTTTACCTCATGGGCCGGATCCATGGGTTCGGGATGGACAGGGCCGTTTTAAATTCTCTCTCCACGCCGACGAGAACATGACCGGAGAGGGTTATCTTCCGGCTGATTATCCATTCATGCCCACTCGTGAAGAAATCTTGAAGATTGTCCATGAGAAGGGATTTCCGGAAAAAACAGCCTATGTGACTTTGATTGATGCTGCTGTGGGCGCTCTTGTCGAGAAACTGGAGGCCTTGGACATGCTCGATAACACGGTTATTATCCTTACCTCTGACCACGGTGCCTGGCGCTATGGAAAGACCACTTTGTACGAGGGTGGAATACGTGTTCCCCTCGTGGTTCATTGGCCCGAGAAGGTGAAAGCGGGCTCTAAGTATAGTCATCTGGTGTCTAATATCGACCATGCTCCTACAATTCTTGGTTTTGCTGGTGCAGAGATTCCCACGGATTATCAAATGGACGGAGTCGATTTGACCCCGGTTGCCGAGGGCAAGGAAGAAGGCCCAGTGCATGATTCTGTTTTTGGTGAAATCGGTTACAGCCGCGGTGTCCTGACAGAAGACGGATGGAAGTACATTGCGATCCGCTACCCAAAAGATGTGCAGCGCAAGATCGACAATGGAAAAACATTCCCGACTTTCAGGGGTATGCCGATGCCCGGGGAACAATGGAAGCAGGTCAAGACTGGGCAGATGCCTCAGCCGTATCTCGTCCGTAACGGTCACCTTGGTTTTAATTCCTCGAAGCATAATCCGAATTACTTCCAAATGGATCAACTGTACAATATCAATGAGGATCCGCGGGAAAAGAACAATTTGGCGGAACAGAATCCAGAGAAGCTCGCGGAAATGAAGAAGTTATTGTCGCGTTACCTGAAGACATTCCCGGACCATCCATTTGGTGAGTTTACTGAATGAGCCGCGCATTCGCGTACATTCTGGCATTTGTAGCCCTCGCGCATTTATCCATTGCTGATTCGCCTGATTGAGGCGGCTGATGTCGCCAGTCCATGGGCTGCTGGTCGCTATGAGATGGAGACGGTCGACAGATATACCGAGGAGAAGTGGAAACCTGACTTGGCTTGGTGTAGAGAGCGGGGAATCGACTACCTTCCCTGTGTATTTCCAGGCTTCAGTTGGGCGAATATGAAAAGGGATTCGGGCCTGTCAGATCAGATTTCCCGCCATGGGGGCCGCTTTCTTTGGAAACAGTTCACCAATCTGGTTGGGATTGGGGTCCAGCAGGTTTATGTCGGGATGTTTGACGAAATTGATGAAGGGACACAGATCCTGAAGGTGGATAACGAACCTCCAGTCAGTGGAAAGGATACATTCTTGAGTTATTATCCACATCCTGAAGATCATTATCTCTGGATAACAGGATTAGCCCAGAAGCTCCTGCGCCGGGAAATTCACCTCAGTGAGGAATTCCCGAAACGGCAGGATGATTCCCGTCCGGAGAAGAAATAAATATCGAATGGCGGTTCAGTTGCGACCTTGATTGAGATCAGTCCATCTGGTCCAGTTTGCGCACGTATTCGAGCGGACTTTCAATCCCGTATCGTGTCATAAGGCGCGACAATTCCTTTTCCATACGGTTGATTTCCTCGGTCAATCCGGAATCCCCCCAGCGGTTGTTGATCTCCTGTGGATCCTGTTTGAGGTCGTAGAATTCCTTTTCGCCTGTCTCGGGAAAGTGGATCAATTTGTAGCGATGATCCCGTACGCCATAGTGAAGGGCAACATCGTGGATACCCTGTTCGTAGTAGGTGTAGAGAAGGCTGTCGCGCCATGGGATATCTTTACCCAGCAGAATGGGCTTGAAGGATTCGCCCTGGATCTCTGCGGGAGCGTTAAGGCCAGCGATATCGAGCAGTGTGGGTGCATAGTCGATGTTTTGAATCAACTCATCGAAACGGGAACCGGGCTTTATCTTGCCAGGCCAACGGATCAGGAACGGATTACGAAATGATTCCTCATACATCCATCGCTTGTCGTACCATCCGTGCTCACCATTATAGAATCCCTGATCGGAGCTGTACACGACGATGGTGTTTCCCGCCAGGCCAGATTCTTCAAGATACCTCATCAGCCGCCCGATATTTTCATCCATGGCTTTGATGCAGCGAAGATAATCTTTCATGTAGGCCTGGTACTTCCACTTCGTCAGTGCCTGACCTTTCAGGTTTTGTTCTAGGAACTTCTCGTTGCGAGCCACGTAGTGGTAATCCCATGCTTGTTTTTGCCGATCACTCATGCGGGCAAATTCCCATCGAGTCGATGGATCTTTCGACTTCGTGTTTTCCACACCGCTCCAGAATGCATCCAGATTCTCACTGGTCGCTGGGGCCGTGACCTTGGTATCATGGGCAATGTTCAGCTCGTTCGCGATCGACATGGTCTGCTCCTTCAAGACAGAACTTCGCCCGGAATAGTCGTCGAAGAGTGTTGGAGGCTCTGGAATATCCACATTTTCGAGGAA
It encodes the following:
- a CDS encoding sulfatase family protein, giving the protein MKIASSFKGWILLISLFAGTTGQASERPNILFIFSDDHSLQALSAYEGRMQKFIREQGVTPNLERLAAQGAVFENSFVTNSICGPSRAAILTGKHSQHNGFIRNSQQFNPDQWTFPQALQEAGYNTAIFGKWHLGTAPRGFDESWVLQGQGYYYNPDFFVNGSSKLTRQEGYVSDVITEKTLEWLEANKDSDQPFFLCSWHKAPHRTWMPAERHLYFLENVDIPEPPTLFDDYSGRSSVLKEQTMSIANELNIAHDTKVTAPATSENLDAFWSGVENTKSKDPSTRWEFARMSDRQKQAWDYHYVARNEKFLEQNLKGQALTKWKYQAYMKDYLRCIKAMDENIGRLMRYLEESGLAGNTIVVYSSDQGFYNGEHGWYDKRWMYEESFRNPFLIRWPGKIKPGSRFDELIQNIDYAPTLLDIAGLNAPAEIQGESFKPILLGKDIPWRDSLLYTYYEQGIHDVALHYGVRDHRYKLIHFPETGEKEFYDLKQDPQEINNRWGDSGLTEEINRMEKELSRLMTRYGIESPLEYVRKLDQMD
- a CDS encoding sulfatase-like hydrolase/transferase, whose product is MKTTIPTILALACLISPATGTFAADSPPNIIIFMTDDQSPMDWEYSKFDLTSPAAWGYTGANVYSPTVDRLAAGGMVFDRAYASTSVCTPSRYTTLTGRYASRTKGKRFQQLHPSGSLTRVENIVELDPPDELNMPKILQQNGYKTGFVGKSHIVDHEILNHPERWSNYGLEEYDKDADPLDPETNAKMQHNHKWWRERIAPYGFDYVNSVYSGNLRELFNQKLNVHNIEWTTKAALDFIEQSEDGPFFLYYAPTLPHGPDPWVRDGQGRFKFSLHADENMTGEGYLPADYPFMPTREEILKIVHEKGFPEKTAYVTLIDAAVGALVEKLEALDMLDNTVIILTSDHGAWRYGKTTLYEGGIRVPLVVHWPEKVKAGSKYSHLVSNIDHAPTILGFAGAEIPTDYQMDGVDLTPVAEGKEEGPVHDSVFGEIGYSRGVLTEDGWKYIAIRYPKDVQRKIDNGKTFPTFRGMPMPGEQWKQVKTGQMPQPYLVRNGHLGFNSSKHNPNYFQMDQLYNINEDPREKNNLAEQNPEKLAEMKKLLSRYLKTFPDHPFGEFTE